A single region of the Pseudomonas mandelii genome encodes:
- a CDS encoding O-methyltransferase — protein MTARTLNLDDALYQYLLDVSLRETPLLKRLRDETQAMPMARWQVAPEQGQFLALLVKLIGAKRLLEVGTFTGYSALCMAAALPQGGSLICCDIPGDYNAIARRYWQEAGLAERIDLRLAPALETLAMLDQPEAFDLIFIDADKSNYPNYLEHALRLLRVGGLAVFDNTLWSGRVLEENPESADTRAIQALNRALKNDVRVDLSLLPLGDGLTLCRKR, from the coding sequence ATGACCGCTCGCACTCTCAATCTCGACGATGCCCTGTATCAATACCTGCTCGACGTTTCCCTGAGGGAAACGCCGCTGCTCAAGCGCTTGCGCGACGAGACCCAGGCGATGCCAATGGCGCGCTGGCAGGTAGCGCCGGAGCAGGGGCAGTTCCTCGCGTTATTGGTCAAACTCATTGGTGCCAAGCGCTTGCTGGAAGTCGGTACGTTTACCGGTTACAGCGCCCTGTGCATGGCCGCTGCATTGCCGCAGGGCGGTTCGCTGATTTGCTGCGACATTCCCGGCGACTACAACGCTATCGCACGCCGTTATTGGCAGGAAGCGGGGCTGGCCGAGCGAATTGACCTGCGGCTGGCCCCTGCACTGGAAACGCTCGCCATGCTGGATCAGCCGGAGGCGTTCGACCTGATCTTCATTGATGCCGACAAGTCCAACTATCCGAACTATCTGGAGCATGCACTGCGTCTGCTGCGCGTCGGCGGGCTGGCGGTGTTCGATAACACGCTGTGGAGTGGGCGGGTGCTTGAGGAGAATCCCGAGAGTGCAGACACCCGAGCCATCCAGGCGCTCAATCGCGCCTTGAAGAATGACGTGCGTGTGGATCTGTCGTTGTTGCCGTTGGGTGATGGGCTCACGCTCTGTCGAAAACGCTGA